The genomic segment ATCATGGGGCCGTCAGGCTCAGGGAAAACAACATTGCTTTCAATAATGGGATGTATCCTGCGCCCCACAAATGGCGAGGTAGTTGTAGACAGTCAAACAATCAGCGGGGGTGAAGGACCGCCTCTCATTTGTGACGATGTCCTTCCTGACATCAGGAAGCAATACTTCGGTTTTGTCTTTCAGTCGTTCAATCTTTTCCCGTCACTCACCGCGGTTGATAACGTGGGGTTGATACTGCGCCTCAAAAAACACGACAAGCGGAAGATACAGTCTGAGGCCTTGAGGCTTATAGAAAGATTCGGGCTTGCAAAGAGGGCGAATTTTTATCCTGCTGATATGAGCGGCGGGGAAAAACAGAGGGTGGCATTGGCAAGGGCCCTGGCCGGAGACCCTCCAATTGTCCTTGCGGATGAACCGACCGCAAATCTCGATTCAAAGACCGGGCTTGATGTTCTTAAGCTTTTGAGGGAATTGTCGGAAGAGGCCGGGAAGGCGATAGTTATCGTGAGCCACGACCCGAAGGCGGAGACGATAGCCGACAGGATTGTATATTTAGAAGACGGTAAAATTATTTTGTAGGGGCGAGGCGATGCCTCGCCCAAGGATAGACAGAGGTGTCATAAGCCATGAAGAAAACAGTTCCAGCGATAGTGCTGATATGTCTTGTGATCGCGGGGTATGTAATTTTTTCAAAAAGCAAAAATGAGAAATCAAAGACTGATGTCCCTCAGACCACGTCCATGAGATACGTTGCCGCGGAAGGAAAAGTTGAGGCGATGCCGGGCTACGAAGTGGAGGTGGGCAGCGAGATAGACGGAAGAATAGCGGAGTTTTACGTAGATGAGGGCGATGAGGTGAAAAAGGACCAATTGATAGCAAAGCTTGAGAACAAAGACCTTGATGCCAGACTGAAAGAGGCAGAGGCTGAATTGCAAGTGGCAAAATCAAGGCTGAGTGAAGTGGCATCAGGGTCAAGGGAAGAGGAGATCAAAAAGGCGACTGCCGCGCTTGCCGCTGCTGTCGCCGACATGGAATATGCAACGCTAAGTCTTCAAAGGCATAAAGAGCTTTTCAGGGAAAGTTTGATACCTAAAGAGATATATGATGAAAAAGAAATGGCCTTCAGAGTTGCTGAAGCAAGAGTCAAGGAGGCTGAAGAGGAAGAGCGGCTCCTGAAAAAAGGGCCGAAGCAGGAGACTTTGAAGCTAAATGAGGACAGCGTGAAGCGCGCTGAAGCAAATGTCGATTATTTTAAAAAGCTCCTTGAGAAAACATATATAAAAGCCCCGATCTCAGGGACTGTCATCCGCAAATATCTTCAGCAGGGTGAGATGATAAGCAAGGAGATGCTTATCGCGCTGGTCGCCATCGCCGACGTGGAGAAGACATGGATAAACGCGGAGGTGGATGAGACTGATATCGGCAGGATCCTGCCCGGATATCCTGTGGAGATAACATCAGAGGCATATCCGGGGAAGATCTTTTACGGGGAGGTCAAGGAGATCTCGGCGTACGTAGGCGCGAGAAAAGTAAAACCGAACGATCCCGCAAAGAATGTAGATATGAAAGTGATATCGGTTAAGATAGCCGCAAAAGAAAAGACGCCGTTCAAGCTGGGAATGACGGTGGATGTAAAGATTGTGCCGAGGTAAAAGTGAAGGCGACGAGCGGATTCGAACCGCTGAATAAAGGTTTTGCAGACCTCTCCCTTGCCACTTGGGTACGTCGCCAAATTCAGAAGAAAGAAGACAGATGCCAGAACACAGAAAAAATTTTTGTATTTTCAGTCTGTGTTCTTTCTTCTGTAATCTGTCGTCTTTTTTTAATGGAGCGGGCGACGGGATTCGAACCCGCGACCCCAACCTTGGCAAGGTTGTGCTCTACCACTGAGCTACACCCGCAATTAAAAGAAGGGCGTATTGCAATACGCCCCTACCACTCTTAACTCAAATCGTCTATAATAGACAACTAACATAGTAATGAAAAAAAGAGAGTCTTGTCAATATGCTATATCCTGATTTTAACGAATTTGAAAAGAAATCGCTGGAAGGCAACCTCATCCCGGTCTACAAGGAGATACTTGCGGACCTTGAAACCCCGTTGTCTGCGTTCCTCAAATTAAAAGGGAAAACAGGCTTCCTTCTCGAAAGCCTTGAGGGTGGAGAGAAATGGGCCCGGTACTCCTTTATCGGGAGCAATCCGTCCATGATAATAGAAGGCAAAGGGAAAAGCCTGACGATCAGCAGTGGCGGTCAAAAAGAGAAAGCCGCTTTCGTGAAGGACCCTCTTGAAGTGATCTCGGCAGAATTGAAAAAATATAAACCGGTCAGTATGCCGGGGCTGCCGAGGTTCTACGGCGGCTTTGTCGGATATATCGGATATGACACTGTGCGTTATTTTGAAAAGCTTCCTGACAGACATCACACGGGACTTAATCTCCCGGATATTTTTTTGATGTTTACCGATACACTGCTGGTCTTCGACAATCTGACACATAAGATCAAAGTAATATCAAACGCCCACATAGAAGGCAACGCAAAAGAGGCATATGAAAAGGCAGAGGCAAAGATTGACGCCATAGTTAAGAAATTGCAGTCTATGGCGGTTATAAAGAGGACGCCGCGGGACAAATCAACGCAGCAGACAACAAATTTCTCGTCAAACTTTTCAAAAGACGATTTCAAGCGGGCGGTGGAAAAGACAAAGGAATATGTTCACTCAGGCGATATCATTCAGGCAGTGATATCTCAGAACTTCCAGAGGGAAACGGAGATCCCGCCGATAAACGCGTACCGGGC from the Nitrospirota bacterium genome contains:
- a CDS encoding ABC transporter ATP-binding protein — its product is MTPILELKNITKIYGEEDNKVVAVDSVTLSLKRQEVLLIMGPSGSGKTTLLSIMGCILRPTNGEVVVDSQTISGGEGPPLICDDVLPDIRKQYFGFVFQSFNLFPSLTAVDNVGLILRLKKHDKRKIQSEALRLIERFGLAKRANFYPADMSGGEKQRVALARALAGDPPIVLADEPTANLDSKTGLDVLKLLRELSEEAGKAIVIVSHDPKAETIADRIVYLEDGKIIL
- a CDS encoding efflux RND transporter periplasmic adaptor subunit → MKKTVPAIVLICLVIAGYVIFSKSKNEKSKTDVPQTTSMRYVAAEGKVEAMPGYEVEVGSEIDGRIAEFYVDEGDEVKKDQLIAKLENKDLDARLKEAEAELQVAKSRLSEVASGSREEEIKKATAALAAAVADMEYATLSLQRHKELFRESLIPKEIYDEKEMAFRVAEARVKEAEEEERLLKKGPKQETLKLNEDSVKRAEANVDYFKKLLEKTYIKAPISGTVIRKYLQQGEMISKEMLIALVAIADVEKTWINAEVDETDIGRILPGYPVEITSEAYPGKIFYGEVKEISAYVGARKVKPNDPAKNVDMKVISVKIAAKEKTPFKLGMTVDVKIVPR
- the trpE gene encoding anthranilate synthase component I; the protein is MLYPDFNEFEKKSLEGNLIPVYKEILADLETPLSAFLKLKGKTGFLLESLEGGEKWARYSFIGSNPSMIIEGKGKSLTISSGGQKEKAAFVKDPLEVISAELKKYKPVSMPGLPRFYGGFVGYIGYDTVRYFEKLPDRHHTGLNLPDIFLMFTDTLLVFDNLTHKIKVISNAHIEGNAKEAYEKAEAKIDAIVKKLQSMAVIKRTPRDKSTQQTTNFSSNFSKDDFKRAVEKTKEYVHSGDIIQAVISQNFQRETEIPPINAYRALRVINPSPYMYYIETGKCTLVGSSPEILVRLEDDDIELRPIAGTRRRGHTKEEDLSMEQELKADPKEIAEHIMLVDLGRNDVGRVADTGSVKVTELMTIERYSHVMHLVSNVVGKLRNNHDAFDVLRASFPAGTVTGAPKIRAMEIIEEVEPSRRGPYAGSVGYFGFSGSMDMCITIRTIIFKDKKAYIQAGAGIVADSDPEKEYQETVNKAKGMFKAIEMAEKEL